The following coding sequences lie in one Fimbriimonadaceae bacterium genomic window:
- a CDS encoding ATP-dependent Clp protease ATP-binding subunit produces MWQRFTERARKVVFYAQEEAQKFGEGYVSTEHLLLGLVREPDSVAARVLEKLGVSLSRIRAEVEKQLPRGDARPSQDMTLTPRAKRVIDLAYDEARNLNNNYIGTEHLLLGLIREGDGLAGRVLAKLSVELERARREVMSLQDTESQTRTTGNGGRGSSQGHSTKTPTLDEFGRDLTDLARDGKLDPVVGRHAEIERVMQILCRRTKNNPCLIGEPGVGKTAIAEGMALRIVSGDIPDLLRDKRIVALDLAGLVAGTKYRGEFEERMKKVMEEVRKSDGQVVLFIDELHTLVGAGAAEGAIDASNIMKPALSRGELQCIGATTQDEYRKYIEKDAALERRFQSVKVREPSEEEAVDILKGLRERYEAHHKVEITDDAIGSAVQLSQRYITERTLPDKAIDLIDEAASRVRLQQSLPPSDVRGDRATLRKMQTELEHLRKRPNPDEALLKLQSEVEQLEASLVEREEAWEAEEKLEPIVGENEIAQVVQSWTGIPVTRIVESESQKLLRMEEDLHYRIIGQHEAVTAVARAIRRSRSGLKDPKRPLGSFVFLGPTGVGKTELAKALAGYLYEKDSNMVRIDMSEYMERFAVSRLVGAPPGYVGYDEGGQLTEQVRRNPYCVVLLDEIEKAHPDVFNILLQIMEDGHLTDSQGRSVDFRNTIIIMTSNVGVRPIELDKGLGFRDTRQDINDPKTYENMKTKMMDEMKKTFRPEFLNRVDELIVFHHLKREEILQIADLYLKRVNEQAAAMNITIELSDAVKDMLVETGYDPNLGARPLRRAVQRYIEDPLSEEMLMGRFHEGDNIVAELDGERQVVFVKKTTGGGKKKEKAGAKA; encoded by the coding sequence ATGTGGCAACGCTTTACAGAACGTGCAAGAAAAGTCGTCTTCTACGCACAAGAAGAGGCGCAAAAATTCGGTGAGGGATACGTCTCCACCGAGCACCTTCTGCTTGGGCTCGTGCGTGAGCCCGACAGTGTCGCCGCACGAGTGCTAGAAAAGTTGGGTGTGAGTTTGAGCCGCATCCGGGCGGAAGTCGAAAAGCAGCTCCCGAGGGGGGATGCCCGACCGAGTCAGGACATGACCCTGACCCCTCGCGCCAAGCGAGTCATAGACTTGGCGTACGATGAGGCGAGGAACCTTAACAATAACTATATTGGCACCGAACATCTGTTGCTCGGCTTGATCCGAGAAGGCGATGGGCTCGCTGGCCGCGTGTTAGCGAAGCTCAGTGTGGAACTGGAGCGTGCCCGGCGTGAAGTCATGTCGCTGCAAGACACCGAGTCACAAACTCGGACCACCGGCAACGGCGGCCGAGGCAGCTCTCAGGGCCATTCCACAAAAACCCCCACTCTCGACGAATTTGGACGCGACCTTACTGACCTTGCCCGAGACGGCAAGCTCGATCCCGTGGTCGGGCGTCATGCCGAAATCGAGCGTGTGATGCAGATACTCTGCCGACGAACGAAGAACAATCCGTGTCTGATCGGCGAACCCGGCGTGGGTAAGACCGCTATTGCAGAGGGCATGGCCCTTCGCATCGTCAGCGGCGACATCCCCGATCTTCTTCGCGACAAGCGAATCGTTGCCCTTGATCTGGCCGGTCTTGTTGCAGGAACGAAGTATCGTGGCGAGTTTGAAGAGCGAATGAAGAAAGTGATGGAAGAGGTCCGAAAGTCGGACGGCCAAGTCGTTCTCTTCATCGACGAACTGCACACCTTGGTCGGCGCAGGCGCGGCTGAAGGCGCCATCGACGCCAGCAACATCATGAAGCCAGCGCTTTCGCGCGGTGAGTTGCAGTGCATCGGCGCGACGACCCAAGACGAATATCGAAAGTACATCGAAAAGGACGCCGCGCTGGAGCGAAGATTCCAAAGCGTCAAGGTCCGTGAACCTTCGGAAGAGGAAGCCGTCGATATTCTCAAGGGCTTGCGAGAGCGATATGAAGCTCATCACAAGGTCGAAATCACCGACGATGCTATCGGCTCCGCCGTTCAGCTTTCTCAGCGCTACATCACCGAGCGCACGCTTCCCGACAAGGCGATTGACCTGATCGATGAAGCAGCATCCAGAGTCCGGCTGCAACAGAGCTTGCCACCTTCGGATGTGCGAGGCGATCGCGCGACGCTTCGAAAGATGCAGACCGAGTTGGAGCATCTACGAAAGCGTCCAAACCCGGACGAGGCCCTACTCAAGCTGCAATCAGAAGTCGAACAGCTCGAAGCGAGCCTTGTCGAGCGTGAAGAGGCTTGGGAGGCTGAAGAGAAGCTTGAGCCGATCGTCGGCGAAAACGAGATCGCTCAGGTTGTTCAGAGCTGGACAGGCATTCCCGTCACACGAATTGTCGAATCAGAATCTCAGAAGCTGCTTCGCATGGAGGAGGACCTCCATTACCGAATTATCGGGCAGCATGAGGCGGTCACCGCCGTTGCCCGCGCTATCCGAAGAAGCCGAAGCGGCCTCAAGGATCCGAAGCGGCCTCTCGGCTCGTTCGTCTTCCTTGGCCCGACGGGTGTCGGAAAGACCGAGCTTGCCAAGGCGCTTGCGGGCTACCTGTACGAAAAGGACAGCAACATGGTCCGAATCGACATGTCCGAGTACATGGAGAGATTTGCGGTCAGCCGATTGGTTGGCGCACCTCCTGGATACGTTGGATACGATGAGGGCGGTCAGCTTACCGAGCAAGTTCGACGCAACCCGTATTGTGTGGTGCTCCTCGACGAGATCGAGAAGGCTCACCCAGACGTTTTCAATATCCTTTTGCAGATCATGGAAGATGGACACCTTACCGACTCTCAGGGTCGTTCGGTGGACTTCCGCAACACGATCATCATCATGACCTCGAACGTCGGTGTTCGACCCATCGAACTCGACAAGGGCCTTGGCTTCCGCGATACCCGACAGGATATCAACGATCCGAAGACTTACGAGAACATGAAGACCAAGATGATGGACGAGATGAAGAAGACTTTCCGGCCCGAGTTCTTGAACCGTGTCGATGAGCTGATCGTCTTCCATCACCTGAAACGAGAAGAGATTCTGCAGATCGCTGACCTCTATCTTAAGAGGGTCAACGAGCAGGCAGCTGCGATGAACATCACGATTGAATTGAGCGACGCCGTGAAGGATATGCTCGTCGAGACCGGATACGATCCGAACCTTGGCGCACGTCCGCTCCGCCGAGCCGTTCAGCGGTACATCGAAGATCCACTAAGTGAAGAGATGCTTATGGGCCGGTTCCACGAAGGCGACAACATCGTCGCTGAACTGGATGGAGAACGCCAGGTGGTCTTCGTCAAGAAGACGACAGGCGGTGGCAAGAAGAAAGAGAAAGCCGGCGCAAAGGCATAA
- a CDS encoding MCE family protein, with protein MQGAWKVGLLVIVFVGLLFGAYEVLGKSLFAKPSKTIYAEFADASGLQIGSNVTMAGVRIGNVTAIELTAPDRARVAMTLQDEIKIPEGTTAQIASSLIGFGDSPVVLVPPAGGSTGYLASGATIMGSKPSPLGDLLPDMTTTLQEVNKTLIATRALLEDDKMKGNLLALLETSNKTIEQFGKLATSLDSTIAENRSSVRGLMASLGQTMTDVQKATQYALKLVQDPKFKDEAQAILASLNRTAASAEKLIAGVEEMVNDPKMRDSLNNTVGNVEKITDSGTRIAENTEKMTKDGTLISENGVKISENVVELTKKANELADEAKAVLEKLQKFFDKVPSGGPVKGLTTDMSLSREQDPNHWRTDLSATLPVGGGGSVTLGLWDAFESNKITAQYGRPLNSSLQYRYGIYASKPGVGVDYRLAPRLSLRGDLFDINDPRFDLRARIDFGNGLYGWVGADRIFDKSAFTIGVGIRK; from the coding sequence ATGCAAGGCGCTTGGAAAGTCGGACTGCTGGTGATTGTCTTTGTCGGACTGCTCTTTGGAGCTTACGAAGTTCTCGGAAAGAGCCTCTTCGCCAAGCCCTCGAAGACCATCTATGCCGAATTCGCCGATGCTAGCGGGCTTCAGATCGGCTCGAATGTGACAATGGCGGGCGTCCGCATTGGCAATGTCACTGCAATCGAGCTCACAGCGCCTGATCGTGCCCGCGTCGCGATGACCCTCCAAGACGAGATCAAGATCCCCGAAGGTACGACCGCCCAGATTGCGAGCTCCCTTATCGGATTTGGAGATTCTCCTGTGGTTTTGGTTCCTCCCGCTGGGGGCTCCACGGGATATCTCGCCAGTGGTGCCACAATCATGGGCTCAAAGCCCTCACCCCTTGGCGACCTGCTTCCCGATATGACGACCACTCTTCAAGAGGTCAACAAAACACTGATCGCTACGCGAGCACTCCTTGAAGACGACAAGATGAAGGGCAACCTGCTCGCACTCTTGGAGACAAGCAACAAAACAATCGAGCAGTTTGGCAAGCTGGCAACGAGCTTAGATTCGACGATCGCAGAGAACCGCTCCTCGGTGCGTGGCCTAATGGCGAGCTTGGGCCAGACCATGACCGATGTTCAGAAGGCCACGCAATACGCGCTCAAGTTGGTCCAAGACCCCAAGTTCAAAGATGAAGCTCAGGCGATTCTTGCAAGCCTAAACCGTACGGCTGCCAGCGCAGAAAAGCTGATTGCCGGGGTGGAGGAGATGGTCAACGATCCAAAGATGCGCGACTCCTTGAACAACACGGTCGGCAACGTCGAAAAGATCACCGACTCCGGGACCCGCATCGCAGAAAACACGGAGAAGATGACCAAGGATGGCACCCTCATCTCTGAGAACGGCGTGAAGATCAGTGAGAACGTCGTGGAACTGACAAAAAAGGCCAACGAGCTTGCCGACGAAGCAAAGGCAGTTCTTGAGAAGCTTCAGAAGTTCTTTGACAAGGTTCCGAGCGGCGGTCCCGTCAAGGGATTGACCACGGACATGAGCCTTTCGAGGGAGCAGGACCCCAACCATTGGCGCACCGACCTCTCGGCGACGCTCCCCGTAGGGGGGGGTGGATCGGTGACCTTAGGCCTATGGGATGCCTTCGAGTCAAACAAGATCACAGCTCAATACGGGCGTCCTTTGAACTCAAGCCTGCAATACAGGTACGGAATTTACGCCAGTAAGCCCGGTGTCGGGGTAGACTACCGTCTTGCGCCAAGGCTCAGTCTGCGGGGCGATCTGTTCGATATCAACGATCCCCGCTTCGACCTTCGCGCCCGAATCGATTTCGGCAATGGCCTATACGGCTGGGTGGGCGCGGACCGCATCTTCGATAAGAGTGCGTTTACCATCGGTGTAGGCATACGCAAATAG
- a CDS encoding response regulator transcription factor, whose protein sequence is MASTARSEVAKKGVRLTKREIEVLSLIAQGHSSKEAADVLFVSKRTVDFHLANIYDKLQVNNRVQAFRAATRLGLIPFEPSFGPMRTD, encoded by the coding sequence ATGGCAAGCACAGCAAGAAGCGAGGTCGCAAAAAAGGGCGTAAGGCTAACCAAGCGTGAAATCGAGGTGTTGAGCCTCATTGCGCAAGGTCACAGCAGCAAGGAAGCAGCTGACGTCCTGTTCGTGTCAAAACGAACTGTCGATTTCCACCTGGCGAATATCTACGATAAGCTCCAGGTGAACAACCGAGTTCAGGCCTTCCGCGCGGCAACGCGTTTAGGACTGATTCCGTTTGAGCCTTCGTTCGGGCCAATGCGCACGGACTAA
- a CDS encoding BlaI/MecI/CopY family transcriptional regulator, whose protein sequence is MDAKKADMSSGLSRRERQIMDALYRLGKASAAEIRDAISDPPSYTAVRTLLTILRDKGQIRHMQDGVRYIYEPVVPRDQMAKSVLADVIETFFEGSLERVVATVIDSQDQKLTDEQIASLQALIDSAKAEER, encoded by the coding sequence ATGGATGCCAAAAAAGCAGATATGAGCTCGGGTCTCAGCCGTCGAGAGCGTCAAATCATGGATGCGCTTTATCGGCTGGGCAAGGCTTCTGCAGCGGAGATTCGAGATGCCATCTCCGACCCGCCAAGCTACACAGCCGTGCGGACCCTACTCACAATTCTTCGGGACAAGGGGCAGATTCGCCACATGCAGGATGGAGTTCGCTACATATACGAGCCCGTCGTGCCACGCGATCAGATGGCGAAGAGCGTCCTCGCCGACGTGATTGAAACGTTTTTCGAGGGTTCGTTAGAACGAGTTGTTGCGACGGTAATCGACTCGCAGGATCAAAAGTTGACGGACGAGCAGATCGCCAGTCTACAGGCCCTAATCGACTCGGCGAAGGCGGAGGAGAGATGA
- the galK gene encoding galactokinase, whose translation MLWELAHAEFEREFGEEPEIIVAAPGRVNLIGEHTDYNDGFVFPAAIDRYVVAAIGLTKGPTRLYSTTIDKRTTFDVNQLKKGSVYGWGGYVAGVAWAMQQEGAEDLPNLNALVMSDVPRGAGVSSSAAIELAFGVAWNTLARLDLNEAELALIGQFAENRYVGLNCGIMDQLASALGRRDQAMFIDTKTLDIEYGPLPEGIQIVICNTGASRSLASSKYNERRSECEMAASVLGVRSLREATMQSIERMKDKLGDTVYRRAKHVITENQRCLDFVTALRAGDNEKVGELMRQSHISLRDDYEVSGPELNAMAEECWKSSECIGARLTGAGFGGACVALVRSSGVSSFINQVEARFRAQCRTEPQFFSCEAADGARVVWEREPEQGRK comes from the coding sequence ATGCTTTGGGAGTTGGCTCATGCGGAATTCGAGCGTGAATTCGGCGAAGAGCCCGAGATCATCGTGGCCGCTCCAGGTCGCGTCAACCTCATCGGTGAGCATACTGACTACAACGACGGATTCGTCTTTCCAGCCGCTATCGATCGGTACGTCGTCGCCGCGATTGGTCTGACAAAAGGTCCAACAAGGCTTTACTCCACCACAATCGACAAGCGAACCACATTCGACGTCAACCAGCTAAAGAAGGGATCAGTCTATGGATGGGGCGGTTATGTCGCCGGAGTCGCCTGGGCGATGCAGCAAGAGGGCGCTGAAGATTTGCCCAACCTCAATGCTCTTGTCATGAGCGATGTCCCACGCGGGGCTGGTGTGAGCAGCAGCGCCGCAATTGAGCTTGCGTTTGGTGTGGCATGGAACACCTTGGCCCGGCTTGATCTCAATGAGGCGGAGCTTGCCCTAATCGGACAGTTTGCGGAGAACCGCTACGTTGGTCTGAACTGTGGCATCATGGACCAGCTTGCCAGCGCATTAGGAAGGCGCGATCAGGCGATGTTCATCGACACGAAGACCCTCGACATTGAGTATGGCCCTTTGCCGGAAGGCATCCAGATCGTTATTTGCAATACCGGGGCTTCTCGCTCCCTCGCTAGCTCGAAGTACAACGAAAGACGGTCGGAGTGCGAAATGGCAGCCTCTGTGTTGGGAGTCAGAAGCCTCCGCGAAGCTACCATGCAGTCTATCGAGAGGATGAAGGACAAGCTTGGAGACACGGTTTATCGAAGAGCAAAACATGTAATCACCGAGAACCAGCGTTGTCTTGACTTCGTTACCGCCCTTAGGGCAGGAGACAATGAAAAGGTTGGCGAGCTGATGCGTCAGAGCCATATCAGCCTGCGAGACGACTATGAAGTGAGCGGGCCGGAATTGAATGCTATGGCAGAGGAGTGCTGGAAGTCTTCCGAGTGTATTGGCGCACGACTGACGGGCGCTGGTTTTGGCGGAGCTTGTGTCGCCCTTGTGCGCAGCTCGGGAGTCAGCTCGTTCATCAATCAAGTAGAAGCTCGATTCCGCGCCCAATGTCGAACTGAGCCTCAGTTCTTCTCGTGCGAGGCCGCCGATGGAGCCAGGGTGGTCTGGGAACGCGAGCCGGAGCAAGGCCGTAAGTAA
- a CDS encoding tetratricopeptide repeat protein, whose protein sequence is MSYSRPLPSPSYQEAQRLHQRGDLHGAERAYKQAISENANDSTAWQMLGVLYYQRKMAERAFECFEKSLTLDPANIEARINFAVMLQFEGRLEESVEAFNEVLRRDPVHAEALHMKGFVLNALGRIAEAATALRLATQSNAHHPGAWFQLGNALSAQGLWEEALPAFRRATELDRNNFEAWNNLGNTLIHLGQIAEAEEVFRRAHQLQPKHGEVLTNFGATLLLNGKTNEAGPILEEATQLAPKSAKAWFTLAQAQVQMKWLERSVESLTKTIELDPNNADAIRLQAVVLTELGLSEQARATLDDVTRRGGELSPSLQAIRALCLPVIAGSREEMEAARERVLQETRVLAESGLKVADPSSEIGVTGFYLSYYRDRESEHMKAIAEMHLALCPDLNWEAPHLQRPAPTRSRIRLGICSGSLHKHSVGRVIGPMIPQLDKEKFEIVVFHTGQKKDAFTDRIDAFADKSIRLPMDHFASRKLIANEELDMLFYPDIGMDAQTYFLAFSRLAPIQFTTWGHPVTTGIPSMDYYLSSEALETPESDAEYTEKLVRLPLINSYFTPPPIPANPKNRAELGLPENKKFYGCPQSLFKLHPDFDDAVANLLRRDPNGVVVFVEAQQPNHGKLLRERLVRSHPDVSDRILFLPMMPLDDYLSLTMVCDAILDPFYFGGGTTSLEIFAMGRPIVTMPGQLLRSRITRAEYAEMGFTELLADSPEAYVEMAYRLANDLDWQKHCRDQIVEKAAVLFESDGAVKQLEEWVLAVGKESMSS, encoded by the coding sequence ATGTCCTATTCGCGCCCTTTACCCTCGCCATCCTATCAAGAGGCTCAACGCTTACATCAGCGTGGCGATCTTCACGGAGCGGAGCGAGCCTATAAGCAAGCCATTTCGGAGAATGCGAACGATTCGACAGCGTGGCAGATGCTCGGCGTTTTGTATTACCAACGCAAGATGGCGGAAAGGGCGTTTGAGTGCTTTGAAAAGTCATTGACGCTTGACCCAGCTAACATCGAAGCCCGCATCAATTTCGCGGTGATGCTTCAGTTTGAGGGCCGGTTGGAAGAATCGGTCGAAGCGTTTAATGAGGTGCTGCGCCGCGATCCAGTCCATGCAGAAGCCCTGCACATGAAGGGTTTTGTTCTGAATGCCTTAGGGAGAATAGCCGAGGCCGCAACCGCTTTAAGACTTGCCACGCAGTCCAACGCGCATCACCCAGGAGCATGGTTTCAGCTCGGGAATGCGCTTTCGGCACAAGGTTTGTGGGAGGAGGCGCTCCCCGCCTTTCGACGGGCGACCGAACTTGATCGCAATAACTTCGAGGCGTGGAATAACCTTGGCAACACCCTCATCCACCTTGGGCAGATCGCGGAGGCTGAAGAGGTGTTCAGGCGCGCGCACCAACTCCAACCCAAGCATGGTGAGGTTTTGACAAACTTCGGGGCAACACTCTTACTCAACGGGAAGACGAACGAAGCAGGGCCTATCTTAGAGGAAGCAACGCAGCTCGCGCCCAAGAGCGCCAAGGCTTGGTTTACGCTAGCCCAGGCCCAAGTCCAGATGAAGTGGCTCGAAAGGTCGGTTGAGAGCCTTACCAAAACCATCGAGCTTGACCCGAACAATGCAGACGCGATCCGGTTGCAGGCTGTTGTCCTGACCGAACTTGGTCTCTCAGAGCAGGCTCGCGCTACGCTCGACGACGTCACGCGACGCGGCGGCGAACTCTCTCCGTCGCTCCAAGCGATTCGTGCGTTATGCCTACCGGTGATCGCCGGCAGCCGCGAAGAGATGGAGGCAGCGCGTGAAAGGGTCCTCCAGGAAACTCGAGTGCTCGCAGAGTCCGGGCTCAAGGTTGCCGATCCCAGTAGTGAGATCGGGGTCACAGGCTTTTATCTTTCGTACTATCGAGACCGTGAGTCGGAGCATATGAAGGCGATCGCCGAGATGCATTTGGCGCTCTGTCCTGACCTAAACTGGGAGGCTCCGCACCTTCAAAGGCCGGCCCCAACGAGAAGCCGTATCCGACTCGGCATCTGCTCCGGCTCACTTCACAAGCATTCGGTTGGGCGGGTCATCGGGCCGATGATTCCCCAACTCGACAAAGAAAAGTTTGAGATTGTGGTGTTTCACACTGGGCAAAAGAAGGATGCCTTTACAGATCGAATCGACGCGTTTGCCGACAAGTCAATTCGCCTACCGATGGACCACTTCGCATCACGAAAACTGATTGCCAACGAGGAACTCGATATGCTTTTCTATCCCGACATTGGGATGGACGCACAGACCTACTTCCTCGCCTTCTCACGACTAGCTCCCATCCAATTCACAACTTGGGGACACCCCGTTACGACGGGGATTCCGAGCATGGATTACTACTTGTCATCTGAAGCGCTGGAAACACCCGAATCGGACGCGGAATACACCGAAAAGCTCGTGCGGCTTCCCCTCATAAACTCCTATTTCACGCCTCCGCCAATCCCAGCAAATCCAAAGAATCGGGCAGAACTTGGCTTGCCGGAGAATAAGAAGTTCTATGGGTGCCCTCAGAGCCTCTTTAAGCTGCATCCTGACTTTGACGATGCCGTTGCCAACCTGCTTCGCCGCGACCCAAATGGCGTGGTTGTGTTCGTGGAAGCCCAACAACCGAACCACGGAAAGCTATTGCGGGAACGGCTCGTACGTTCGCATCCTGACGTATCCGACCGCATCCTTTTCCTGCCGATGATGCCGCTTGACGACTACCTGTCGTTGACGATGGTGTGTGATGCCATCCTCGATCCGTTCTATTTTGGCGGTGGAACGACCAGCCTCGAGATTTTTGCGATGGGGCGTCCGATTGTGACAATGCCTGGGCAGCTCCTGAGATCAAGGATCACTCGGGCAGAGTATGCGGAGATGGGCTTTACGGAGCTGTTGGCGGATTCCCCAGAGGCTTATGTTGAGATGGCGTATCGACTGGCAAATGATCTTGATTGGCAGAAGCATTGCCGGGATCAGATCGTTGAAAAAGCGGCTGTCCTGTTTGAGAGCGACGGCGCGGTGAAACAGCTTGAAGAGTGGGTGTTGGCGGTTGGAAAAGAGTCTATGTCTTCTTGA
- the rplI gene encoding 50S ribosomal protein L9, with protein MKVIMTQTVPKVGKEGTVVTVADGFARNYLFPRGYATIAARNQLKALEGRQARISAKLAETKASAEALFEKLDGKTIRIEGKVGDAGKLFGAITSLNILDMIKSELKVELDKKQIAMVEPIKRLGDHKVHLDLHREVDAFITVTVFDPTAPVETEEATEEAKAEGAEEAPAEAPAATEEPVEA; from the coding sequence ATGAAAGTGATCATGACGCAGACGGTGCCGAAAGTCGGCAAAGAGGGCACGGTAGTGACTGTGGCCGATGGCTTCGCCCGCAACTATCTCTTCCCACGCGGCTACGCGACAATCGCGGCCCGCAACCAGCTCAAAGCGCTTGAGGGTCGACAGGCCCGTATCTCCGCAAAGCTTGCCGAAACCAAGGCGAGCGCGGAAGCTCTTTTCGAGAAGCTTGACGGCAAGACCATCCGAATTGAAGGAAAAGTCGGCGATGCCGGAAAACTCTTTGGCGCGATCACCTCTCTCAACATTCTTGACATGATCAAGTCTGAGTTGAAGGTCGAACTCGACAAGAAGCAGATTGCGATGGTCGAACCGATTAAGAGGCTTGGCGATCACAAGGTTCACCTCGATCTGCACCGTGAAGTCGATGCCTTCATCACGGTGACCGTCTTTGACCCGACCGCACCGGTCGAGACTGAAGAAGCTACCGAAGAGGCAAAGGCAGAGGGCGCTGAAGAAGCACCCGCTGAAGCTCCTGCCGCGACAGAAGAGCCCGTCGAAGCGTAA
- a CDS encoding M56 family metallopeptidase → MSSYFELILQATVVLGLALGASIVLRRRSASAHIVWSAAFVGLILLPILSGIVGPRLFLGIGAGSETVASSGSQAERTTLGYADAVPTASMANVSSYSPNEAAISLEVALLTVWAVGFLLALSRTLFCLWRLRVLRRKASLPVGDDDLSVDVRALARRVGLRKNWEVRVCVSPKSGAAMTWGILPPVVLLPKGVEAWSQERLEAVLLHEFAHVRRNDFASQLLAEFACALYWFHPLAWIGARSMRENAELATDDAVLRLGVKATSYAAELLHLAVELGKRSPHFQSGVHFMYKSKFESRIRSILSPSARRRGLSSVQLLAMVAIVGISVTAVASVRLGSQPASDSGQTMNQVEREEQVAMRRARDLAMATQIFANDYDDRLPSVANTQQAREAISPYVLIAETLSSPAKGGSFEFNLNLSGVLLSQIPNPSEVPLWIERVPNGRRIAVSFLDGHAELISPANRSELEEAAAKVYARSTQEELHLKHGN, encoded by the coding sequence ATGAGCTCCTACTTCGAGTTGATACTGCAAGCAACAGTTGTGCTTGGCTTGGCTTTGGGAGCGAGCATCGTTTTGCGCAGGCGTTCAGCATCGGCGCATATCGTTTGGTCGGCGGCTTTCGTTGGTCTGATTCTTCTACCGATCCTCTCGGGGATCGTTGGGCCGAGGCTTTTCTTGGGCATTGGTGCCGGCTCTGAGACTGTAGCGTCAAGCGGGTCGCAGGCTGAGAGGACAACGCTGGGCTATGCGGACGCGGTGCCCACCGCTTCGATGGCTAACGTCTCGTCATATTCTCCGAATGAAGCTGCCATCTCACTAGAGGTCGCTTTGCTGACAGTCTGGGCGGTCGGTTTTCTGCTTGCGCTTAGCCGGACGCTCTTTTGCCTTTGGCGACTGCGTGTGTTGCGACGTAAGGCGTCGCTGCCGGTTGGAGATGACGATTTATCGGTCGATGTTCGGGCACTTGCCCGGCGCGTTGGCCTGAGAAAGAATTGGGAGGTGCGCGTGTGTGTCTCTCCCAAATCGGGAGCGGCGATGACCTGGGGCATTCTGCCCCCGGTCGTCCTGCTGCCGAAAGGAGTTGAGGCTTGGTCGCAAGAGCGGCTGGAAGCCGTTCTGCTCCATGAATTCGCCCACGTGCGCCGCAACGACTTTGCGAGTCAGCTGCTTGCCGAGTTTGCGTGCGCCCTCTACTGGTTCCACCCTCTCGCATGGATCGGCGCGCGTTCGATGCGAGAGAATGCGGAGCTTGCCACGGATGATGCGGTTCTGCGGTTGGGAGTGAAGGCTACCTCCTATGCCGCTGAACTGCTTCATCTTGCGGTCGAGCTTGGCAAACGATCCCCCCATTTTCAATCAGGAGTACATTTCATGTATAAGTCAAAATTCGAATCGAGAATTCGGTCAATCCTCTCCCCGTCGGCGCGCCGTCGCGGGCTTTCCTCTGTCCAACTGCTCGCAATGGTCGCCATTGTTGGCATTTCGGTGACCGCCGTTGCTAGCGTTCGCCTTGGTTCGCAACCGGCCTCAGATTCAGGTCAGACAATGAACCAGGTCGAGCGTGAAGAGCAGGTGGCAATGCGTCGGGCTCGAGACTTGGCGATGGCGACGCAAATTTTTGCGAACGACTATGACGACCGGTTGCCCAGCGTTGCCAACACGCAGCAGGCGAGAGAGGCTATCTCGCCCTATGTTCTGATCGCTGAGACGCTATCCTCACCCGCGAAGGGCGGTAGCTTCGAGTTCAACTTGAACCTATCGGGCGTCCTCTTGTCTCAGATACCTAATCCTTCTGAAGTGCCATTGTGGATCGAAAGGGTTCCGAACGGACGGCGTATCGCGGTGAGTTTCCTCGACGGTCATGCCGAACTGATAAGCCCCGCTAACCGATCTGAGCTTGAGGAGGCAGCGGCCAAGGTGTATGCGCGCTCAACTCAGGAGGAGCTTCATCTCAAGCACGGAAACTGA